The proteins below come from a single Drosophila teissieri strain GT53w chromosome 3L, Prin_Dtei_1.1, whole genome shotgun sequence genomic window:
- the LOC122617261 gene encoding augmin complex subunit msd5: METNVDFSKISSKLYRKYAQHVRNLKDVCVSKTVMKPGAFFDSLQQMMDEEAAATTPPRDLTSVADYAELFKTLDEYPANLQKMPKKKELQRTNSTLLRGADESVAMGINTSNVSLSLTRLEEQRSAVDVYNDFKGFQRKLAKIYDEAAALDTTESIYKQKLIQLHGFAQQLEKLMPTGGESPQDAFTLEHQEKLVAIAASMEQLNYMRSNSLHLPDPNEILASGSLAARLEMFVEVLTYTLLQVSSYNMALI, translated from the coding sequence atggaaactaaTGTAGATTTTAGCAAAATTTCCTCCAAGTTGTACAGAAAATACGCACAACATGTAAGGAACCTAAAGGACGTGTGCGTGTCCAAGACGGTGATGAAACCGGGGGCCTTCTTCGACAGCCTGCAGCAGATGATGGATGAGGAGGCGGCCGCCACTACGCCCCCGAGGGATCTGACCTCGGTAGCCGACTATGCGGAGCTCTTTAAGACCTTGGATGAGTACCCGGCCAACCTGCAGAAGATGCCCAAGAAGAAGGAGCTACAACGCACCAACTCGACGCTTCTGCGAGGAGCAGACGAGTCGGTGGCCATGGGCATCAACACCTCGAACGTTTCTCTCAGTCTAACGCGTCTAGAGGAGCAGCGCAGTGCCGTAGACGTGTACAATGACTTTAAGGGGTTCCAGCGGAAGCTGGCCAAGATCTACGACGAGGCAGCAGCACTGGACACCACAGAATCCATTTACAAGCAGAAGCTGATACAGCTCCATGGGTTCGcgcagcagctggaaaagctcATGCCAACTGGCGGAGAGTCTCCGCAGGATGCTTTTACACTTGAGCATCAGGAGAAGCTTGTGGCCATCGCCGCCAGCATGGAGCAGCTCAACTACATGCGCTCCAACAGCCTCCACCTGCCGGATCCCAATGAGATACTGGCCAGCGGGAGTCTGGCCGCCCG